The following proteins are encoded in a genomic region of Thiomicrospira sp. R3:
- a CDS encoding mechanosensitive ion channel family protein — MFAEYRWLFQLLFAVMSVVGFVFILKVGSAFIRNWAVEHKKHQNRVEQIVWLLKIMLASILVLVISMIWGVDYRGLWVVTTSVLAVLGVALFAQWSILSNLTSGVIVFFNFPAKVGDKIEIIDGVNSVKGEISEIGLFQMHLIDQDNNILVFPNNLLLQKPVKKIKSFKTAKQIIEKKSWRIRSNRDSL; from the coding sequence GTGTTCGCTGAATATCGTTGGTTGTTTCAGCTATTGTTTGCTGTAATGAGTGTTGTTGGTTTTGTTTTTATTTTGAAAGTCGGCTCAGCTTTTATTAGAAACTGGGCTGTTGAACACAAAAAACACCAAAATCGAGTTGAGCAAATCGTGTGGTTGCTAAAAATTATGTTAGCGTCCATCCTGGTATTGGTTATTTCAATGATATGGGGAGTTGATTACCGCGGCCTTTGGGTTGTTACGACTTCAGTGCTGGCCGTTCTGGGTGTTGCATTGTTTGCGCAGTGGTCAATATTAAGCAACCTGACATCAGGTGTTATTGTATTTTTTAATTTTCCTGCCAAGGTTGGCGATAAAATTGAAATTATTGATGGAGTGAATTCGGTTAAAGGAGAGATATCTGAAATCGGACTATTTCAGATGCATCTTATAGATCAGGACAATAATATTCTGGTTTTTCCTAATAACTTGCTTTTACAAAAGCCAGTAAAGAAAATAAAATCATTTAAAACGGCAAAGCAGATTATTGAAAAAAAAAGCTGGCGAATTCGCTCAAATCGCGATTCGCTTTAA
- a CDS encoding PilZ domain-containing protein, whose amino-acid sequence MRPPSNTSSSGVEKPRPKRANLDKPATLIVHTTLTPIRVVNISTTGVGVISSQNLPPKTITAIRLSLYFYNELTELTLQAKVVHSTPVQHDYLVGLALFDVNPFTLRVINQFVMLNT is encoded by the coding sequence ATGAGACCACCTTCAAACACCTCTAGCTCGGGTGTAGAAAAACCCAGACCCAAACGAGCCAATCTAGACAAACCTGCCACACTCATTGTTCACACAACCCTAACACCCATACGTGTGGTAAATATATCCACAACGGGTGTCGGCGTAATAAGCTCACAAAATTTACCACCAAAAACCATAACAGCAATCAGACTAAGTTTATATTTTTACAACGAATTGACTGAACTAACCCTACAGGCAAAAGTAGTGCATTCAACCCCAGTTCAGCATGACTACCTTGTTGGACTTGCCTTATTTGACGTCAACCCATTTACACTTCGTGTTATAAACCAGTTTGTTATGCTTAACACTTAA
- the parC gene encoding DNA topoisomerase IV subunit A → MSKNLINYDGIEQQSVAQFTEKAYLDYAMYVILDRALPHLGDGLKPVQRRIIYAMSELGLKASSKYKKSARTVGDVLGKFHPHGDSACYEAMVLMAQNFSFRYPLVDGQGNWGSIDDPKSFAAMRYTESRLSKFAQALLEEVDQGTVDWVPNFDGTLVEPQVLPARLPHILLNGTSGIAVGMATDIPPHNLVEIVNACVALLERPKISDDELFDLIPGPDYPNHALVITPHEEIKKIYKTGHGSIRQRAAYEVEDGVNVVITALPFQVSATKVLEQIAMQMRAKKLPMVVDLRDESDHQHSTRLVIEMRSKRVDIEITMLHLFATTDLERSYRVNLNVIGLNGRPQVKSLSGMLHEWLIYRVETVRRRLQYRLDKVLDRLHILDGLLVAFLSIDEVIAIIREEEKPKPVLMSRFNLTEIQAEAILELKLRHLAKLEEVKIRAEQSELDSERNRLELILSSEIRLKTQVKKELIADAKTYGDGRRSPLVKVLSAQAMSEQDLLPSEPITVVLSENGWVRAARGHDVDGQQLVYKSGDGFAAQVKGQSRQMTVFFDTTGRAYSLVGHSLPSARSHGEPLSGRLTLPAGAVIKQLLMGESGEKILLASSSGYGFVTEYDSLISKTKSGKSVITLSSNAQVLAPCKLVEEGWVIVVTSEPRMLVFPANELSQLSRGKGNKLIQLAKGDRVNAVFSCAAGTKLEFVAGGYVKTFSALSLEEALSERAKRGVPLPRTLKEVGTIRLAE, encoded by the coding sequence GTGTCTAAGAATCTAATAAACTATGATGGAATAGAGCAGCAATCTGTCGCTCAATTTACTGAAAAGGCGTATCTTGATTATGCAATGTACGTTATTTTGGATCGTGCACTGCCGCATTTAGGTGATGGGTTAAAGCCAGTCCAGCGTCGCATTATCTATGCTATGTCTGAATTGGGATTAAAGGCGAGCTCAAAATACAAAAAATCGGCAAGAACGGTGGGTGACGTATTAGGTAAATTTCACCCACATGGTGACAGCGCCTGTTATGAAGCCATGGTTTTGATGGCACAGAATTTTTCGTTCCGTTATCCGCTGGTTGATGGGCAAGGAAACTGGGGGTCAATTGATGACCCTAAATCATTCGCAGCGATGCGTTATACGGAATCAAGGTTGTCTAAGTTCGCTCAAGCCTTGCTTGAAGAGGTTGATCAGGGTACGGTTGACTGGGTTCCAAACTTTGATGGAACGCTTGTTGAGCCTCAAGTTTTGCCCGCTAGGCTACCGCATATTTTATTGAATGGTACATCGGGAATTGCGGTGGGGATGGCCACGGATATTCCTCCTCATAATTTAGTTGAGATAGTTAATGCGTGCGTGGCATTATTAGAAAGACCTAAAATCTCAGATGATGAATTGTTCGATTTGATTCCAGGGCCTGATTATCCAAATCATGCCCTTGTTATTACCCCCCATGAAGAAATTAAGAAAATTTATAAGACAGGCCATGGCTCTATCCGGCAACGTGCAGCCTATGAAGTTGAAGATGGCGTAAATGTGGTTATTACCGCTTTGCCTTTTCAGGTTTCAGCTACTAAAGTTTTAGAACAAATTGCCATGCAAATGCGGGCAAAGAAATTACCCATGGTTGTAGACCTGCGTGACGAGTCAGATCATCAACATTCAACTCGGCTGGTGATTGAAATGCGCTCAAAGCGAGTGGACATTGAAATCACAATGCTACATCTGTTTGCAACGACTGATTTGGAGCGAAGTTATCGGGTTAATTTGAATGTAATTGGTTTAAACGGCCGCCCGCAAGTTAAGTCGTTATCGGGTATGTTGCACGAGTGGCTGATTTATCGAGTTGAAACTGTACGGCGGCGTTTGCAATATCGTTTAGATAAGGTTTTGGATCGTTTGCATATACTTGATGGTCTATTAGTTGCTTTCCTTAGTATTGATGAAGTTATCGCGATTATTCGTGAAGAAGAAAAGCCTAAACCGGTGTTAATGTCGCGCTTTAATCTTACTGAAATTCAAGCTGAAGCCATCCTTGAGTTAAAGTTGCGCCATTTGGCAAAACTGGAAGAAGTAAAGATTCGTGCTGAACAAAGTGAATTGGATAGCGAGCGAAATAGGCTTGAGTTAATTTTATCGAGTGAAATTAGGCTTAAGACCCAGGTTAAAAAAGAACTGATTGCTGATGCCAAAACCTATGGGGATGGTAGACGTTCTCCGCTGGTCAAGGTGTTATCTGCTCAGGCGATGAGTGAGCAGGACTTGTTGCCTTCAGAACCGATTACGGTGGTATTGTCAGAAAATGGGTGGGTAAGAGCAGCAAGAGGTCATGATGTTGATGGTCAACAGCTTGTTTACAAGTCAGGCGATGGGTTTGCTGCACAAGTGAAAGGGCAGTCGCGCCAAATGACTGTGTTTTTTGACACTACAGGTAGAGCCTATAGTTTAGTCGGTCATAGCCTACCCTCTGCTAGAAGCCATGGTGAACCCTTGTCCGGGCGACTTACCTTGCCAGCAGGGGCGGTTATTAAACAATTGCTAATGGGTGAGTCAGGTGAGAAAATCCTGCTGGCTTCAAGTTCGGGTTATGGATTTGTAACCGAGTACGATAGTTTAATTTCCAAAACCAAGTCAGGAAAGTCGGTTATAACTTTATCGAGTAATGCTCAAGTTTTAGCACCTTGTAAATTAGTTGAAGAGGGTTGGGTTATAGTGGTAACGTCCGAACCTAGGATGTTAGTTTTTCCAGCGAATGAGCTTTCGCAGTTATCAAGAGGGAAGGGTAATAAACTAATCCAGTTAGCCAAAGGCGATCGCGTGAATGCAGTATTTAGTTGTGCGGCGGGTACAAAGCTTGAGTTTGTGGCAGGTGGGTATGTTAAGACATTTAGTGCTCTTTCTTTGGAAGAAGCCTTGTCTGAACGTGCTAAGCGCGGTGTTCCTTTACCGAGAACCTTAAAAGAAGTTGGCACTATACGTTTAGCTGAGTAG
- a CDS encoding motility-associated protein, giving the protein MSVLAKPFGIVIVFLSFLGGFMLMGGNLAAIWHPAELVVILGIALGAFMLSAPMHVWLATVASIGRVFGGEPVNKQLYAEALGVLDELVRTGRASGVLTLEKHIFTPESSPIFSKYPRVLKHRVLKKFIVDNFSYLLLNPPQSQDFESHLIEQVDGIYNSRMEVPKATGKIADWLPGFGIIAAIMGVIMTMTLLGGEMDVGLIGQSVGAALVGTLMGIFLAFAFVAPFTHFLEVMNRQERALLEMIAAYLDAYSNGVSPSLAIEIARQRIPPEYELPRV; this is encoded by the coding sequence ATGAGTGTACTAGCCAAACCTTTCGGAATTGTTATTGTTTTTTTGAGCTTCCTCGGTGGTTTTATGCTGATGGGTGGCAATTTGGCTGCTATTTGGCATCCCGCTGAGCTAGTGGTTATTTTGGGGATTGCTTTGGGAGCTTTTATGCTTTCGGCGCCTATGCATGTTTGGTTAGCCACGGTTGCAAGCATTGGGCGAGTATTTGGTGGTGAACCTGTAAATAAACAACTCTATGCAGAGGCGCTGGGTGTGTTGGATGAGCTAGTTAGAACTGGGCGAGCTAGTGGGGTTTTAACCCTTGAGAAGCATATTTTTACGCCTGAGTCGAGCCCAATTTTTAGTAAGTATCCGAGGGTTTTAAAGCATCGCGTTTTAAAAAAATTTATCGTTGATAACTTTAGTTATCTTTTGCTTAATCCACCACAAAGTCAAGATTTTGAGTCTCATTTGATTGAGCAAGTTGATGGGATATATAACTCAAGAATGGAGGTTCCAAAGGCGACGGGTAAGATTGCTGATTGGCTGCCAGGTTTTGGGATAATCGCAGCTATTATGGGTGTTATTATGACCATGACATTACTTGGCGGTGAAATGGATGTTGGGTTAATAGGCCAGTCTGTTGGTGCTGCACTGGTTGGTACCTTAATGGGTATTTTTTTGGCCTTTGCGTTTGTTGCACCTTTTACCCATTTTTTAGAGGTGATGAATCGTCAAGAGCGTGCCTTGCTTGAAATGATTGCTGCTTATCTTGATGCTTACTCCAATGGAGTTTCGCCTAGCTTGGCTATCGAAATAGCGCGTCAGCGCATTCCGCCTGAATATGAATTACCAAGAGTTTAA
- a CDS encoding heavy-metal-associated domain-containing protein: protein MVHTLKLENIKCGGCVKTIISKLSQFDDVTNAVVDYEQGTLTFDSTQTRLAEIKSLLLSLGYPEEGSVEGLNAVGAKAKSFVSCAIGKMSKD from the coding sequence ATGGTACATACGCTTAAATTGGAAAACATAAAATGTGGTGGCTGTGTTAAAACTATTATATCAAAACTATCGCAGTTTGATGATGTCACGAATGCGGTGGTTGATTATGAACAAGGTACTTTAACGTTTGATTCAACACAAACTCGTTTAGCTGAGATTAAGTCGTTACTTTTATCTTTAGGTTATCCTGAAGAAGGGTCTGTGGAAGGTTTGAATGCTGTGGGTGCGAAAGCAAAGTCGTTTGTTAGTTGTGCTATTGGAAAAATGTCAAAAGATTAA